Proteins encoded by one window of Myxococcus guangdongensis:
- a CDS encoding RluA family pseudouridine synthase has protein sequence MAQQKLLVPQEVAGERLDRFVSKHVPGFSLERARALIESGGVRIRGKKCQPTRKLWGGEELELERPEPKAPTRPHVEGPPLTVLHDDAALVIIDKPPGLVVEPEGRAASVVDLLASQRPPFDVEGQALPGVVHRLDRETSGCLAFARTDTAAAALLRAFQQKQVDKRYRTLVLGHPPEHGRLEGPYTRDPKDPRRFTTRVHSARRAALSFEVRERFAGAALLEVDLDTGRTHQIRVQLSEAGFPVLGDSLYGTEAAREHPAAKALGRQALHAFQLELPGPLNGERVRVQAALPEDFQRALALLRR, from the coding sequence ATGGCGCAGCAGAAACTCCTCGTCCCGCAGGAGGTCGCGGGAGAGCGGCTGGACCGTTTCGTCTCCAAGCACGTGCCCGGCTTCTCGCTGGAGCGCGCCCGCGCCCTCATCGAGTCGGGCGGGGTGCGCATCCGCGGCAAGAAGTGTCAGCCCACGCGCAAGCTGTGGGGCGGCGAGGAGCTCGAGCTCGAACGGCCGGAGCCCAAGGCCCCCACCCGCCCGCACGTCGAGGGGCCCCCGCTGACGGTGCTCCACGACGACGCGGCCCTGGTCATCATCGACAAGCCGCCCGGCCTCGTGGTGGAGCCCGAGGGCCGCGCCGCCTCCGTGGTGGACCTGCTCGCGAGCCAGCGCCCACCCTTCGACGTGGAGGGCCAGGCGCTGCCCGGCGTCGTGCACCGGTTGGACCGCGAGACCAGCGGATGTCTGGCCTTCGCGCGCACGGACACGGCGGCGGCGGCGCTCCTGCGCGCCTTCCAGCAGAAGCAGGTGGACAAGCGCTACCGGACGCTCGTCCTGGGGCACCCGCCGGAGCACGGGCGCCTGGAGGGGCCCTACACGAGAGACCCGAAGGACCCGCGCCGCTTCACCACCCGGGTGCACTCGGCCCGGCGCGCGGCGCTCTCGTTCGAGGTGCGCGAGCGCTTCGCCGGGGCCGCGCTCCTGGAGGTGGACCTGGACACGGGGCGCACGCACCAGATTCGCGTGCAGCTCTCCGAGGCGGGCTTCCCGGTGCTGGGGGATTCGCTCTACGGCACCGAGGCGGCCCGCGAGCATCCCGCGGCGAAGGCCCTGGGCCGACAGGCGCTCCATGCGTTCCAGCTGGAGCTGCCGGGCCCGCTGAACGGGGAGCGGGTGCGAGTCCAGGCTGCGCTCCCGGAGGACTTCCAGCGCGCCCTGGCGCTCTTGCGTCGCTGA